The stretch of DNA CAGCTGCAGCAGATCCTCATCATCGGTAGGACGGATGAGGAATGGGCGCATCGCACCAGTGAATTCGATTTTCACTTGTTCGCTTTCGATGACCTTAAGCGCATCCATCATGTATTTCGCACTGAAACTGATGCGCAGTTCTTCTCCCGAGATTTCCTGGACAGTCACTTCTTCGACGACACGCCCAACTTCCGGGGAATTGGAGCTGATTTCCAGCTGACCAGATTCCTGTGTCACCAGCTTCACCACATTGTTCCTGTTTTCCTTCGCCAAAAGGGATGCCCGATCGATGGAACGAAGCAATTCCTTCGTGTCGATTTGAAGGGATGTTTTGCTTTCAGTCGGGATCAAACGGGATGTATCCGGATAATTCCCTTCCAGCAAACGAGATAGGAAATATAAATGCTTCGTACGGAACAAAATCTGGTTATTCGTGATCCGGATTTCGACAGGATCCTGGTTCTCATCGAGGATTTTGTTCAATTCCGTCAAGCTTTTTCCTGGAATGACTACATTTTGGAAACCTAATGCAGCTTCATTTGTCGAAACAGGGATCCGACGGGATGCCAAACGATGGCTGTCTGTCGCAACAAAATGCAAGTCGTCATCCTGGACACGAACATTCACACCCGT from Terribacillus sp. FSL K6-0262 encodes:
- the dnaN gene encoding DNA polymerase III subunit beta; translation: MKFVIQRDRLLASIQDVVKAISSRTAIPILTGMKIEAKEDGITLTGSDSDISIESFIPKEEDGIVYVEQIEPGSIVLQAKYFPEIVRKVPMNAVEIESDAQLNVTIRSGSAEFKLNGQDADEYPQLPKLHSEDSFELPADLLKNVIKETVFAVSTQETRPLLTGVNVRVQDDDLHFVATDSHRLASRRIPVSTNEAALGFQNVVIPGKSLTELNKILDENQDPVEIRITNNQILFRTKHLYFLSRLLEGNYPDTSRLIPTESKTSLQIDTKELLRSIDRASLLAKENRNNVVKLVTQESGQLEISSNSPEVGRVVEEVTVQEISGEELRISFSAKYMMDALKVIESEQVKIEFTGAMRPFLIRPTDDEDLLQLITPVRTY